GTAATTGGCATTGGAGCTCTGGCTGTTGACGTTGACCAGCAGCTGGCCGGTGGTCGCGCCGGTCGGGACGGCGACAGTGAGCGTCTCGTTGGACGACGTCTGCGCCAGGGCCGAGGCCGCGGCGCTGGTCCCGTTGAAGCTGACGCTGTTGCTGGCGGCGGTCCCATGGAAGCCGGTGCCGGTGATGGCGACGCTGGTGCCGACCGAGCCGGAGTTAGGCGTCACGTTGTAGACCTTCGGCAGGATCGTGAAGGTGCCGGTGCCCGAACCGCTCGGCGTAGTGACCCGGATGGTCGCCGTGCCGGCGACGGTGTAGGTCGTACCGACCACGTGCGGGACCAGGACCTGGATCTTGCCGGCATCCCACCAGAAGACGATGTCGCTGGTGCCGGAATCGGGTAGGGTGACGTAGGAGCCGCCCTGCGACATCAGTTCAACCGAACAACCGGACGGCGCGGAAGTCGAGCCGCTGCCGGTGAAGTTCGTCCCGATGATGTCGATCGTGTCGTAGACGTAACCGGAGGTCACGGTCGTATCTTTAACCACGATGCTGGTGATGGTCGGGGTCACGACCGGCGTGGAGCTGACCGTCAGATTATAGGTTGCGGTCCGCGTGACGCTGCCGCCGACACCGGTAATGGTGATCGGGTAGGTGCCGACCGGGACGGAGCCGCCGACCGCGATGGTCATGTTCGAGGACGCGGTCGGGCTGATGCTGGTCGGCGCGAAACTAACGGTCACGCCGGCCGGCTGCCCGGTGGCGGACAGGGCGACCGAGGTGGTGGTGCCGCTGGTCAGGGTGGCGGTCACGACCGGGGTAGTGCTGTTCCCCTGCTGGACCGTGCCGCTGGCCGGAGCGACCCCGAGCGTGTAATTGAAGGCCGCCGGCGGATTGACGGTCAGGGTGACCGCGATGGTTTGCGGGTTATTGGTCGCGTTGGCGTCCGTGATCGTGATCGTGTCGTTATAAGTACCGGCCGCCAGAGCGGAGGTATTATAAGTGACGGTGATCGTCTGGTTGGCGCCGCCGACGGCGATCGCGCCGCTGGCCGGAGCGACCGAAGCGATCCACGTTTGGGTCTTGCTGATGGTATAGTTCAGGGCCGCGGTGCCGCTGTTGCCGACCGTAAAGGTCTGGCTGGAAGCGTTGCTCCCCTGTGTCGCTGAAGGCGACAGGGTGGTGACCGACTTGGTGATGGTCGGCGCTAAACGCTGGCTGGTGGCAAAACCGGCGGGAGTATATGTATTGGAATAGCCGCTGCTGTAAAGTTGAGGGCTAGTAGGATTCCCATAATAAGTCCCCGTAGCCGGCGAGCCAGAGCCATTCCATGTTTCCCACACGCGAACATATAAATAAGTGCCGTTTGTAATGCTAAAACCGGAAGAAAAAGTGCCTGCTGGATTAATAGTTCCCGTGCCAACAATGGTGTCATTGCCGGTAGGAAGACCATTGGTTCCAGGTGCGCTAATGGTGCTGTCAGTTGATTGGATAACTTGCACGTAGGCGCCAACTGGCAGAGCAGCCCCAGAATGGTTAGTGATCCCAGTTATAGTGATAGAGCCAGTAGCTGCCATCGCTTCACTTGACAGCAAAACCACACTGAGAAGGGCGATGATCGTGAGCGCTCCTAACCTTTGAATATTTTTCATTTTGTTTAACATTTTTCCCTCCTTACCTAGTATGGCCTGGCCATTTGCCAGTTGGTAGACGAATTGACAAGATCTCTCAAATAATACCCTTTGCCTGGCTTAAGCATAAGAGAAGACGCATCCATAAAGCTTCCATCGGTCCATAAGGTTTCTTCTTTGTGGAATGCAAGTCCTGCAGCTCCCCCTTCGGCTTCCGCATTGCCTTTTAAGCGGAACACCCTAGATGCTTCAGCAATGTTCGTTGAATAATTTGTGCTGTTCAAACCAGCGCTAGACAAAGCGACCGGTACAGGATATGGCTGGCCGATCCAGTTAGGGTTAGCAGAAGGGCCGCCAGAGACTGTCATTGAGAAGTTGGCTTCCGGTAATCTACCTACCACGGTCATGAACCTTGAGGTGGAAGTAAAGTATCCGTAACCATGGCCGAGCTCAATGTTGGTAACTTTCGGAACAGCGGGCACAACCGGGAAGTCTTGCCAGCTTCCACTCGTAAACATTGACCCTTGCACGATCTCTTCGGAGTCATTAAACTTGCCGATCCAGTCATTGTTCTGAACTTGCCCTCCCAGAGCACTTTCTAAGGAATAATCAGTTAATTCCAGAGGGATAGACACAAAGAACCTTTCCGGTTCAGTTCCGACCGCGATATCGAATTTTCCGACCACTTCGGTTGTTAGATCGCTATTGACCAAGGTTGCACCGTGCGTGATGAGTTTGTAGTACTGGGCGGTTCCTGTGCCGACGGAACTCGGGATGGAGTACGTCCCAATTGTAACATTGTCGGCGACCTTAGTCCACGCGGCGGCGTCGGTCGTAAAGTAGCTGCTATAGTCGCCGGTGCCCGTATCGGCGGTGCAGGTGAGCGCGTAAATGTCCACGCCCAGGCCGGCCGGGTCGGTCGTCCAGGTCACTTTGATGCCGCTGCCGGCGGCCTCGCCTTCGCGGGTGATGCTGATGCTGGAGATCGGGTCGACAGGGGCCGTTCCCGGCAGCGCCGTGTCGGCGTTGACGCCAGGGGTCGTGTAGTCGACGATGCTCCAGTTATTGGAAGTATCTTTAATGAACGCGACATAGTAATAGGTCACGCCGTCGATCAGGCCGGTGTCGACAAAGTTGCGCGTCGCGCCCGGTTCGACCGGACCTTCGCTGTAAACCGCCGGCGAGGTCGGATCGTAGGCGAGCGGATAGGCGCCGGTGTAGCGCCGGACTTCGATCGTCGCCATGTCGTTGTCGACCGGGTT
This window of the Candidatus Margulisiibacteriota bacterium genome carries:
- a CDS encoding T9SS type A sorting domain-containing protein, which encodes MWETWNGSGSPATGTYYGNPTSPQLYSSGYSNTYTPAGFATSQRLAPTITKSVTTLSPSATQGSNASSQTFTVGNSGTAALNYTISKTQTWIASVAPASGAIAVGGANQTITVTYNTSALAAGTYNDTITITDANATNNPQTIAVTLTVNPPAAFNYTLGVAPASGTVQQGNSTTPVVTATLTSGTTTSVALSATGQPAGVTVSFAPTSISPTASSNMTIAVGGSVPVGTYPITITGVGGSVTRTATYNLTVSSTPVVTPTITSIVVKDTTVTSGYVYDTIDIIGTNFTGSGSTSAPSGCSVELMSQGGSYVTLPDSGTSDIVFWWDAGKIQVLVPHVVGTTYTVAGTATIRVTTPSGSGTGTFTILPKVYNVTPNSGSVGTSVAITGTGFHGTAASNSVSFNGTSAAASALAQTSSNETLTVAVPTGATTGQLLVNVNSQSSNANYDWAPYGQVVFTVAGTVSPRVTGIAPAAGEQGMTMDVTISGADVTWSGDMVSAVHFSNPGITVNSATGSGTSISANITIATSAATGDATVTVDGASGSATFAVSTAGSAPIIVSISPSAAPAGTRVSVTGVRFGAAQGSSYLAFQNIVSNVSYNAEIVSWSDTAIIAIIPRLAAAGTYEVKATRIAVVAGAVTAQQSNTTGFQVTSAVAGGDIATIYPNPFNPNAQVVTIAVNNPTGATNLGVYIFDMTAHQVAKQALTGTNQTTWDGKDLNGALVGDGAYILRVINEDTKTMIARGKILVVKQ